The Candidatus Palauibacter scopulicola genome includes a window with the following:
- the soxC gene encoding sulfite dehydrogenase, producing MQSGELEGRNVGQETDGNGGDVNDREEGSGLTRRALIAGAAVAAGGAITASATRGLVQEAQDPTKVPGARPVTVGSRSPHETPEKLLSGSMGGSSRTPLQDLHGIMTPADLHFERHHHGIPYIDPATYRLLIHGMVDRPTLFTLEDLKRFPQVSKLLFIECSGNGGGAYAPSPSPQHTPQSVDGLLSTSEWSGVALSTLFEEVGAHADATWFLAEGSDAAVMGRSIPMEKAWDDAMIAYAQNGEAIRPEQGYPARVFLPGWEGNASVKWVRRIELSDRPGMYRDETSKYTDPLPDGTARQFSFVMDAKSIITYPTYPRRLPGPGFVEISGYAWTGRGLIERVEVSTDGGDSWHDAVLQEPVLPKCTTRFRHGWEWDGDPAHLLSRATDETGYTQPVRQQVLDARGPGTRYHSNAIRGWRIAADGSIEFAPV from the coding sequence GTGCAGAGTGGTGAACTGGAAGGGCGGAACGTGGGGCAGGAGACCGACGGAAACGGAGGCGACGTGAACGACCGGGAAGAAGGTTCGGGCCTCACGCGGCGAGCCCTGATCGCCGGAGCCGCGGTGGCCGCCGGAGGTGCGATCACCGCCAGCGCAACGCGCGGACTGGTCCAGGAGGCGCAAGATCCGACGAAGGTGCCGGGCGCGCGTCCCGTCACGGTCGGGTCCCGTTCGCCGCACGAGACGCCGGAGAAGCTGCTGTCCGGATCGATGGGCGGCTCCTCGCGCACGCCGCTCCAGGACCTGCACGGGATCATGACCCCGGCCGACCTCCACTTCGAGCGGCACCACCACGGGATCCCCTACATCGATCCCGCGACCTACCGCCTCCTCATCCACGGCATGGTCGACCGGCCGACGCTGTTCACGCTCGAGGACCTGAAGCGCTTCCCGCAGGTGTCGAAGCTGCTCTTCATCGAGTGTTCCGGGAACGGCGGTGGCGCCTACGCCCCGTCGCCCAGCCCGCAGCACACGCCCCAGTCGGTCGACGGCCTGCTGAGCACGAGCGAGTGGTCCGGCGTCGCGCTCTCCACGCTGTTCGAGGAGGTGGGCGCGCACGCGGACGCGACGTGGTTTCTCGCCGAGGGATCGGACGCGGCGGTCATGGGCCGCAGCATCCCGATGGAGAAGGCGTGGGACGACGCGATGATCGCCTACGCCCAGAACGGGGAGGCGATCCGGCCCGAGCAGGGCTACCCCGCGCGGGTGTTCCTGCCCGGGTGGGAGGGCAACGCGAGCGTGAAGTGGGTCCGGCGCATCGAACTCTCCGACCGGCCCGGGATGTACCGCGACGAGACGTCCAAGTACACGGACCCGCTCCCGGACGGGACGGCGCGGCAGTTTTCCTTCGTGATGGATGCGAAGTCGATCATCACGTACCCAACCTACCCGCGGCGTCTGCCGGGGCCGGGATTCGTCGAGATCTCCGGCTACGCATGGACCGGCCGGGGCCTGATCGAGCGCGTGGAGGTGAGCACGGACGGCGGCGACTCCTGGCACGACGCCGTGCTGCAGGAACCCGTGCTGCCGAAGTGCACGACGCGGTTCCGCCACGGCTGGGAATGGGACGGCGACCCGGCGCACCTGCTGAGCCGCGCGACGGACGAGACGGGCTACACGCAGCCGGTCCGCCAGCAGGTCCTCGACGCGCGCGGACCCGGCACGCGCTACCACTCCAACGCGATCCGGGGTTGGCGCATCGCCGCCGACGGCTCCATCGAGTTCGCGCCGGTATGA
- a CDS encoding S9 family peptidase codes for MPRAKAACHDRFSLIAALLAVSVQAAGCTGEGADPASESPADAGVAPPVARVIPEQLETHGHTRVDNYYWLNQRENPEVIAYLEAENGYTDALMAHTEDLQAELFEEIKGRIQQTDLSVPVRRGDFFYYSRTEEGRDYPIHARKRGSLDADEEVILDVNPLAEGHDFYSAFPTVSSDGNLMAWAEDTRGRRIYTIRIRNLDTGEDYPEAIEGASGNMVWAEDNRTLFYTRRDPGTLRSYQVYRHRVGADPADDVLVYQEDDEEFSSGIRKTKSKQYLVISSSHTLADEHRFLDAANPEGEFTLFLPRERGHEHRFDHFGDHFYIRTNLDGAENFKLMRTPVDRTATDNWETVIPHRGDVFLQGFELFRNYLVLSERAGGLTRLRVRAWEGDEHQIAFDEPAYLASLSANPELDTDILRYGYTSLSAPRSVYDYDMSTRERTLLKEDEVLGGYDRADYVVERLHAPARDGAVEVPVSVVYRRGLEKDGDNPLLLYAYGSYGASMEPTFSSTRLSLLDRGFVYAIAHIRGGQELGRAWYEDGKMFNKKNTFTDYVDVADYLVAEGYTSPEMLFARGGSAGGLLMGAVVNMRPDLFRGVVAHVPFVDVVTTMLDESIPLTTFEWDEWGNPADLESYRYMLSYSPYDQVEAKDYPNLLVTTGLHDSQVQYWEPAKWVAKLRATKTDENRLLLKTHMDAGHGGGSGRDRAYEELAFEFAFILDLLEETAPR; via the coding sequence ATGCCGCGAGCGAAGGCAGCATGCCATGACCGTTTTTCCCTCATCGCGGCGCTGCTCGCCGTGAGCGTTCAGGCCGCCGGCTGCACCGGGGAGGGTGCCGATCCCGCCTCCGAATCCCCGGCCGATGCCGGGGTCGCGCCCCCCGTCGCACGCGTGATCCCGGAACAACTGGAGACGCACGGGCACACACGAGTCGACAACTACTACTGGCTCAACCAGCGCGAAAATCCCGAGGTCATCGCGTACCTCGAGGCGGAGAACGGCTACACCGACGCGCTGATGGCGCACACCGAGGATCTCCAGGCGGAGTTGTTCGAGGAGATCAAGGGCCGGATCCAGCAGACCGACCTCTCCGTGCCGGTACGACGGGGCGACTTCTTCTACTACAGTCGCACCGAAGAAGGGCGGGACTACCCGATCCATGCCCGGAAGCGCGGGTCGCTGGACGCGGACGAGGAGGTCATCCTCGACGTCAACCCGCTCGCCGAGGGCCACGACTTCTACTCCGCCTTCCCCACGGTCAGCTCCGACGGGAACCTGATGGCGTGGGCCGAGGACACCCGCGGGCGCCGCATCTACACCATCCGGATCCGGAACCTCGACACCGGAGAGGACTACCCGGAGGCGATCGAGGGCGCTTCCGGCAACATGGTGTGGGCCGAGGACAACCGGACGCTCTTCTATACGCGCCGGGATCCCGGCACGCTGCGTTCGTACCAGGTCTACCGGCACCGCGTCGGCGCCGACCCCGCGGACGACGTGCTCGTGTACCAGGAGGACGACGAGGAGTTCAGCAGCGGCATTCGCAAGACGAAGTCGAAGCAGTACCTCGTCATCTCCTCCTCCCACACCCTGGCGGACGAGCACCGCTTCCTGGACGCGGCGAACCCCGAGGGCGAGTTCACCCTCTTCCTTCCGCGCGAGCGCGGGCACGAGCACCGCTTCGACCACTTCGGGGACCACTTCTACATCCGGACGAACCTCGACGGGGCCGAGAACTTCAAGCTCATGCGGACCCCCGTCGACCGGACGGCGACGGACAACTGGGAGACGGTCATCCCGCACCGGGGCGACGTCTTCCTGCAGGGGTTCGAGTTGTTCCGGAACTACCTCGTCCTCTCGGAGCGCGCGGGAGGGCTCACCCGCCTGCGCGTCCGCGCGTGGGAGGGAGACGAGCACCAGATCGCGTTCGACGAGCCGGCCTACCTGGCCTCGCTGTCGGCCAACCCCGAACTGGACACGGACATCCTTCGCTACGGGTACACGTCGCTCTCCGCGCCGCGCTCCGTCTACGACTACGACATGTCCACCCGCGAGCGCACGCTGCTCAAGGAGGACGAAGTGCTCGGCGGCTACGACCGCGCGGACTACGTGGTGGAACGGCTGCACGCCCCCGCCCGCGACGGCGCCGTGGAAGTGCCGGTGTCCGTCGTCTACCGGCGGGGTCTCGAGAAGGACGGCGACAACCCCCTCCTCCTCTACGCCTACGGCTCCTACGGGGCGAGCATGGAGCCCACCTTCTCCTCCACCCGTCTCAGCCTCCTCGACCGCGGGTTCGTCTACGCGATCGCCCATATCCGCGGCGGACAGGAACTGGGCCGGGCGTGGTACGAGGACGGGAAGATGTTCAACAAGAAGAACACCTTCACCGACTACGTGGACGTGGCGGATTACCTCGTGGCGGAAGGCTACACGAGCCCCGAGATGCTCTTCGCCCGGGGCGGGAGCGCCGGGGGCCTGCTCATGGGGGCGGTGGTGAACATGCGGCCGGATTTGTTCCGGGGCGTGGTCGCGCACGTGCCGTTCGTCGATGTCGTGACGACGATGCTCGACGAGTCGATCCCGCTCACGACCTTCGAATGGGATGAGTGGGGCAACCCGGCGGACCTCGAATCGTACCGCTACATGCTCTCCTACTCGCCCTACGACCAGGTAGAGGCGAAGGACTACCCGAACCTGCTCGTCACGACGGGACTCCACGACTCGCAGGTGCAGTACTGGGAGCCGGCGAAGTGGGTGGCGAAGCTGCGCGCGACGAAGACGGACGAGAACCGTCTGCTCCTCAAGACGCACATGGACGCCGGCCACGGCGGCGGCTCGGGCCGGGACCGGGCCTACGAGGAACTCGCCTTCGAGTTCGCCTTCATCCTCGACCTGCTCGAAGAGACCGCCCCGCGCTAG
- a CDS encoding NAD-dependent epimerase/dehydratase family protein has product MSTDSNRRDFLKVTAAAGAAFGLGVPGAARALSPRPAAKPAPAGQARTLLILGGTGFIGPYQVRSALAQGLEVTIFNRGSRPGMFEGVEELVGDRNGDFESLRGRTWDVVIDNSTARPDWVTSIGEFLRDSVGYFYYVSSRSAYASHSTVPMTSAVPSYTYETAGVDRATADITRLPYGLAKAESEREAMRIFPDRYGIFRPGLIIGPDDPTDRFTYWPVRIHRGGEVLSPGDGTDPVQIIDVRDLGDFMALSSDRGHTGIFNLVGPATPRPMSELLYGIRAVTTAETTFTWVPREFLAERGVRPYAEMPVWRPPTPGSEGFARFDLSNEVAHGMTFRSLADTTQATLDFHFSRTPERQAAMRPRLPAEREAEILREWHASR; this is encoded by the coding sequence ATGTCCACAGATTCAAACCGTCGCGATTTTCTGAAGGTCACGGCGGCGGCGGGCGCCGCCTTCGGGCTCGGCGTCCCCGGTGCGGCCCGCGCCCTCTCGCCTCGGCCGGCCGCGAAGCCGGCGCCCGCGGGCCAGGCCCGGACGCTGCTCATCCTGGGCGGGACCGGCTTCATCGGCCCCTACCAGGTGCGATCGGCGCTCGCTCAGGGGCTGGAAGTGACGATCTTCAACCGCGGCAGCCGCCCCGGCATGTTCGAGGGCGTGGAGGAACTCGTCGGCGACCGGAACGGGGACTTCGAGTCGCTGCGCGGACGGACGTGGGATGTCGTGATCGACAACTCGACGGCCCGTCCCGACTGGGTGACGAGCATCGGGGAGTTCCTGCGCGACTCGGTCGGGTACTTTTACTACGTCTCCTCTCGATCCGCGTACGCGAGCCACTCCACCGTACCGATGACGTCCGCCGTGCCGTCGTACACGTACGAGACGGCCGGCGTGGACCGCGCGACCGCCGACATCACGCGCCTTCCCTACGGCCTCGCGAAGGCGGAGTCCGAGCGCGAGGCGATGCGGATCTTCCCCGACCGCTACGGGATCTTCAGGCCCGGCCTCATCATCGGACCCGACGATCCTACAGACCGCTTCACGTACTGGCCGGTGCGGATCCACCGCGGCGGCGAGGTGCTGTCTCCCGGCGACGGGACGGACCCGGTGCAGATCATCGACGTGCGCGATCTGGGCGACTTCATGGCGCTGTCCTCGGACCGCGGGCACACGGGCATCTTCAACCTCGTGGGTCCCGCCACGCCGCGGCCGATGTCCGAACTCCTGTACGGCATCCGCGCCGTGACGACCGCCGAGACGACGTTCACGTGGGTCCCGCGCGAGTTCCTCGCCGAGCGCGGCGTGCGGCCCTACGCCGAGATGCCGGTGTGGCGGCCGCCGACGCCGGGGTCGGAGGGGTTCGCGCGCTTCGACCTCTCCAACGAAGTCGCGCACGGGATGACGTTCCGCTCGCTGGCGGATACCACGCAGGCGACGCTGGACTTCCACTTCTCCCGTACGCCCGAGCGCCAGGCGGCGATGCGGCCGAGGCTCCCCGCGGAGCGGGAGGCGGAGATCCTGCGCGAGTGGCACGCGTCGCGCTGA
- a CDS encoding polysaccharide deacetylase — translation MTGPTRSSISRGLAAVLCGATAAVAIPAAAAVALPATAHAVQEADDPPWRWSEARVFEAVNRVRAGRDLNPDSWPDGGRVAVLLSFDVDNETVWLRNGDTNVGGLSQGEYGSRVALGRIIDLLDEYGIAASFFGPALSFSLAPHQVDMIQASGRHEIGVHGWIHERNATLPRDEEERLLRMAIDRLTELTGERPVGYRAPSWNFSDSTLDLLLEMDFLYDSSLMADDRPYEINQNGEPTGLVELPVDWILDDAPLFNPLGDRYSNPREVLEVYKDEFDVAWEEGTMFLLTMHPHYIGHRSRIVILRELIEHMRSKPGVWFGTHREAVEWVRAQAAMP, via the coding sequence ATGACCGGCCCGACACGATCTTCGATCTCTCGCGGACTCGCAGCCGTCCTTTGCGGCGCGACGGCGGCGGTGGCGATTCCGGCGGCGGCGGCTGTAGCGCTTCCAGCCACGGCCCACGCAGTCCAGGAGGCGGACGACCCGCCGTGGCGCTGGTCCGAGGCGCGCGTGTTCGAGGCCGTCAACCGGGTGCGCGCCGGGCGCGACCTCAACCCCGATTCGTGGCCGGACGGTGGCCGGGTGGCCGTGCTGCTCTCGTTCGACGTCGACAACGAGACGGTCTGGCTGCGGAACGGCGACACCAACGTGGGCGGCCTCTCGCAGGGAGAATACGGCTCGCGCGTCGCCCTCGGCCGCATCATCGACCTGCTCGACGAGTACGGGATCGCCGCCTCGTTCTTCGGGCCCGCCCTCAGCTTCAGCCTGGCGCCGCACCAGGTCGACATGATCCAGGCGTCGGGCCGCCACGAGATCGGCGTCCACGGCTGGATCCACGAGCGCAACGCCACGCTCCCGCGCGATGAGGAGGAGCGCCTGCTGCGCATGGCCATCGATCGCCTGACGGAACTCACGGGCGAACGCCCGGTCGGCTACCGCGCGCCGTCGTGGAACTTCAGCGACTCGACGCTCGACCTCCTGCTGGAGATGGACTTCCTGTACGACTCCTCGCTCATGGCGGACGACCGTCCCTACGAGATCAACCAGAACGGCGAGCCCACGGGACTCGTCGAACTCCCCGTGGACTGGATCCTGGACGACGCACCGCTCTTCAACCCCCTCGGCGACCGCTACTCCAACCCGCGCGAGGTGCTGGAGGTGTACAAGGACGAGTTCGACGTGGCCTGGGAGGAAGGGACGATGTTCCTCCTCACCATGCACCCGCACTACATCGGCCACCGCTCACGGATCGTGATCCTGCGCGAACTCATCGAGCACATGCGCTCGAAGCCGGGCGTCTGGTTCGGTACCCACCGCGAAGCCGTCGAGTGGGTCCGCGCCCAGGCCGCCATGCCCTAG
- a CDS encoding HigA family addiction module antitoxin, whose translation MPMKNPPHPGLSVRHDFLEPLGLTVTEAARRLGVSRKQLSELVNGRSGISPEMAIRLDKAFGGGAETWYRLQSAYDLAQAMKRADRIHVERIPAPA comes from the coding sequence GTGCCGATGAAGAACCCGCCGCATCCGGGCTTGTCCGTGCGCCACGATTTCCTGGAGCCCCTGGGGCTCACCGTGACGGAGGCAGCGCGGAGGCTGGGTGTCAGCCGAAAGCAGCTTTCGGAACTCGTCAACGGCCGTTCGGGCATCTCTCCCGAAATGGCGATTCGTTTGGACAAGGCGTTTGGAGGCGGGGCAGAGACCTGGTATCGCCTTCAGTCGGCCTACGACCTTGCGCAGGCCATGAAGAGGGCCGACCGGATCCACGTCGAGCGGATACCGGCCCCCGCTTGA
- a CDS encoding MBL fold metallo-hydrolase: MRSKRVTRSGLPRRGRSGSVVSAGILATAWLCGACAPADPGSGGEDRGAEGVGSAATEAVHFAFTEVVPGVYHARGASDLVVGSNAGVVVNEADVLLVDSHISPAAASALIEDLRSITDNPVRYAANTHWHFDHAHGNQVYPPEVEIISHEATRAAIAAGRSNSGRSYELFVGSIPRRIDQLEATLDTMTDAAARAELEATLEAQRTYYAQLQEVVPTPPNTTLSERLTLHRGGREIQFHFFGRAHTEGDVIVYLPDDRVIITGDMLTAGLPYMGDGYVNEWVETLDRLKALDFDWIIPGHGEPYRDRERIDHLQAYMRDLWDQSVALHGQGVSAEDAAARIDLTAHADNFGGIASPGANPVAVLRIFELLDGTVN, from the coding sequence GTGCGGAGCAAGCGTGTGACCCGGAGCGGTCTTCCTCGGAGGGGGCGCAGCGGGAGCGTCGTTTCGGCCGGCATCCTCGCGACGGCGTGGCTCTGTGGCGCGTGCGCTCCGGCGGATCCCGGGAGCGGCGGCGAAGATCGTGGAGCGGAGGGGGTTGGCTCCGCGGCGACGGAGGCGGTCCACTTCGCGTTCACGGAGGTCGTGCCGGGGGTCTACCACGCGCGCGGGGCGAGCGACCTCGTCGTGGGATCGAACGCCGGCGTGGTGGTGAACGAGGCGGACGTGCTCCTCGTCGATTCCCACATTTCCCCCGCGGCGGCGAGCGCCCTCATCGAGGATCTCCGCTCGATCACCGACAACCCCGTGCGCTACGCCGCGAACACGCACTGGCACTTCGACCACGCGCACGGCAACCAGGTGTATCCGCCCGAGGTCGAGATCATCAGCCACGAGGCGACCCGGGCGGCGATCGCGGCGGGACGCTCGAATTCGGGCCGCTCGTACGAACTCTTCGTGGGATCGATCCCCAGGCGGATCGACCAGTTGGAGGCGACGCTCGACACGATGACGGACGCGGCGGCGCGCGCGGAGCTGGAGGCGACGCTCGAAGCGCAGCGGACCTACTACGCGCAGTTGCAGGAGGTCGTCCCCACGCCTCCCAACACGACGCTCTCGGAGCGGCTCACGCTCCATCGCGGCGGACGCGAGATCCAGTTCCACTTCTTCGGCCGCGCCCACACGGAAGGCGACGTCATCGTTTACCTCCCGGATGACCGCGTGATCATCACCGGAGACATGCTCACGGCCGGTCTCCCCTACATGGGCGACGGGTACGTGAACGAGTGGGTCGAGACGCTCGACCGGCTGAAGGCGCTCGACTTCGACTGGATCATCCCCGGCCACGGCGAGCCGTACCGGGACCGGGAGCGGATCGACCACCTGCAGGCCTACATGCGGGACCTGTGGGACCAGTCCGTCGCGCTCCACGGTCAGGGAGTGAGCGCCGAGGACGCGGCGGCGCGCATCGACCTTACCGCCCACGCCGACAACTTCGGCGGGATCGCCAGCCCGGGCGCGAACCCGGTGGCGGTGCTGCGGATCTTCGAGCTGCTCGACGGCACCGTGAACTGA
- a CDS encoding PPK2 family polyphosphate kinase: MPGHGPMIDFSPPESPYRVSYDGDFDISRAVTAPPPDAPPVREMRKELKRTVREISRLQRRLHAYRHHALLLIFQAMDAAGKDSTLRAVMTGVNPAGFRINAFEAPSNEEARHDFLWRTNRRLPEKGRIGIFNRSYYEEVLIVRVHPEFLDRQKLPRKLPIMERCRERYESIRDHELHQARNGTVIMKFWLNISKEEQARRFLRRIDRPDKNWKFSRADIEERQHWDDYMAAYEDAINATARPWAPWYAIPADSKPWMRLLVARLVRDQLATLDLTHPALPDDERAELQEYRTHLTAEL; this comes from the coding sequence GTGCCGGGCCACGGTCCGATGATCGACTTCTCGCCGCCCGAGAGTCCGTATCGGGTCAGCTACGATGGCGACTTCGACATCTCCCGGGCGGTGACGGCGCCACCGCCCGACGCGCCCCCCGTGCGCGAGATGAGAAAGGAACTGAAGCGCACGGTGCGCGAGATCTCGCGGCTCCAGCGGCGTCTCCACGCGTACCGTCACCACGCGCTGCTGCTGATCTTCCAGGCGATGGACGCGGCCGGGAAGGACTCGACGCTGCGGGCCGTGATGACGGGCGTGAACCCCGCCGGCTTCCGGATCAACGCCTTCGAGGCGCCCTCCAACGAGGAAGCCCGGCACGACTTCCTGTGGCGCACGAACCGCCGGCTGCCGGAGAAGGGCCGCATCGGGATCTTCAACCGGAGCTACTACGAGGAAGTCCTCATCGTGCGGGTCCATCCCGAGTTCCTCGACCGGCAGAAGCTCCCGCGGAAGCTGCCGATCATGGAGCGGTGCCGGGAGCGCTACGAGTCGATCCGCGATCACGAGTTGCACCAGGCGCGGAACGGGACCGTGATCATGAAGTTCTGGCTCAACATCTCGAAGGAAGAGCAGGCCCGCCGCTTCCTGCGCCGCATCGACCGTCCCGACAAGAACTGGAAGTTCAGCCGCGCCGACATCGAGGAACGGCAGCACTGGGACGACTACATGGCCGCCTACGAGGACGCGATCAACGCGACCGCCCGCCCGTGGGCGCCGTGGTACGCGATCCCCGCCGACTCGAAGCCCTGGATGCGCCTCCTCGTCGCCCGGCTGGTGCGCGACCAGCTCGCCACCCTCGACCTCACCCACCCCGCGCTCCCCGACGACGAACGCGCCGAACTCCAGGAATACCGCACCCACCTCACCGCCGAACTCTAA
- the pckA gene encoding phosphoenolpyruvate carboxykinase (ATP) yields the protein MTTTTAEIGTMDLSAHGITVTRIKRNPPVGDIYADALSGREPGAVQAANGALVAFSGAKTGRSPNDKHVVSDPETERDVWWGPVNFLLERESFRRNRERARAFLNAQDLLYVIDGFAGWDPEYRLNVRIICNRPYHALFMHNMLIRPTPAELAEFGEPDFVVYNAGQEAADPSVEGVTSPTSVDLSFADNEACILGTEYAGEMKKGVFTIMNYLMPKRDVLSMHCSATTDPATGASSLLFGLSGTGKTTLSADPNRRLIGDDEHCWTDSGIFNIEGGCYAKTIDLSEEKEPDIYRALRYGAVLENVVLRDDGSVDWSDSSITQNTRGSYPIEFIDNAQVPCVAGHPTDVIFLTADAFGVLPPVSRLTPEQAMYHFISGYTAKVAGTEVGVTDPVATFSPCFGGPFLVWHPAKYARLLADRMDEHGVKVWLVNTGWSGGPFGIGARIDLPHTRRMVDAIHAGELGNAPTEPDAVFGVHVVTEVPGVPGEILRPRATWPDPAAYDEKAAHLARLFRENFREYEDDCPPEVCAAGPVI from the coding sequence ATGACGACTACGACGGCCGAGATCGGCACCATGGACCTCAGCGCGCACGGGATCACCGTCACCCGCATAAAACGTAATCCCCCCGTGGGGGACATCTACGCCGACGCCTTGAGCGGACGCGAACCCGGCGCGGTCCAGGCGGCGAACGGAGCCCTCGTGGCGTTCTCCGGCGCCAAGACCGGTCGTTCGCCGAACGACAAGCACGTGGTGAGCGATCCGGAGACCGAGCGGGACGTCTGGTGGGGTCCGGTCAACTTCCTCCTCGAGCGCGAGAGCTTCCGCCGGAATCGTGAACGCGCCCGGGCTTTCCTGAACGCGCAGGATCTCCTCTACGTGATCGACGGCTTCGCGGGCTGGGACCCGGAGTACCGCCTCAACGTCCGGATCATCTGCAACCGCCCGTATCACGCCCTCTTCATGCACAACATGCTCATCCGCCCCACGCCCGCGGAGCTGGCGGAGTTCGGCGAGCCCGATTTCGTCGTCTACAACGCGGGCCAGGAGGCGGCGGACCCGTCGGTGGAGGGCGTCACCTCGCCGACGAGCGTCGATCTCTCCTTCGCGGACAACGAGGCCTGCATCCTCGGGACCGAGTACGCGGGGGAGATGAAGAAGGGCGTGTTCACGATCATGAACTACCTCATGCCGAAGCGGGACGTGCTCTCGATGCACTGCTCGGCGACGACCGACCCGGCGACCGGGGCTTCGTCGCTCCTCTTCGGCCTCTCGGGGACGGGGAAGACGACGCTCTCGGCGGACCCGAACCGGCGGCTCATCGGCGACGACGAGCACTGCTGGACCGATTCGGGGATCTTCAACATCGAGGGCGGCTGCTACGCGAAGACGATCGACCTCTCCGAGGAGAAGGAGCCCGACATCTACCGGGCGCTGCGCTACGGCGCGGTGCTGGAGAACGTCGTGCTGCGGGACGATGGAAGCGTGGACTGGTCGGATTCGTCGATCACGCAGAACACGCGCGGAAGCTACCCGATCGAGTTCATCGACAACGCGCAGGTGCCGTGCGTGGCGGGCCACCCGACGGACGTGATCTTCCTGACGGCGGACGCGTTCGGCGTGCTGCCGCCGGTGAGCCGGTTGACGCCCGAGCAGGCCATGTACCACTTCATCAGCGGGTATACGGCGAAGGTCGCGGGCACGGAGGTCGGCGTGACCGACCCGGTGGCGACGTTCTCGCCCTGCTTCGGGGGTCCGTTCCTGGTGTGGCACCCGGCGAAGTACGCGCGCCTGCTCGCGGACCGGATGGACGAGCACGGCGTGAAGGTGTGGCTCGTGAACACGGGCTGGAGCGGCGGGCCGTTCGGCATCGGCGCGCGCATCGATCTGCCGCACACGCGCCGGATGGTGGACGCGATCCACGCGGGCGAACTCGGCAACGCGCCGACGGAGCCGGACGCGGTGTTCGGGGTCCACGTCGTGACGGAGGTGCCGGGCGTGCCCGGCGAGATCCTGCGGCCGCGCGCGACGTGGCCGGATCCCGCGGCGTACGATGAGAAGGCCGCGCACCTGGCTCGGCTCTTCAGGGAGAACTTCAGGGAATACGAGGACGACTGTCCGCCGGAGGTGTGTGCGGCGGGCCCCGTGATCTAG
- a CDS encoding serine hydrolase, translating into MMIVRHEDRVKGCVALAALVLALATGFGCAPAPVADSAAEAVYPGASWERITDPAAAGFSAEALDAVHLYVEGINTSAVMAVVGGRVVFEHGPVDSLSYLASVRKSILAMLYGNYVADGTIDLELTLEDLGMDDVQGLLPIEKRARVLDLVTARSGVYHPASNAGDNLADAPPRGSQEPGTYYLYSNWDFNAAGAAFEQLTGRNIYDALETDLALPLGFEDWDRSIHRKSGDATRSRNLAYHMVLSTRDMARIGYVMLRDGMWDGERILPDGWAERIVGIVTPSEEMNPEGLRGGEFGYGYMWWVWDGPAVPEGFEGAYSGRGAYGQFITVIPSVGMVVAHKTVPDAQTPWSDYMGILTRLVAAHCGADC; encoded by the coding sequence ATGATGATCGTGCGACATGAGGACCGCGTCAAAGGATGCGTCGCGTTGGCGGCGCTGGTTCTGGCCCTCGCAACGGGGTTCGGGTGCGCTCCGGCGCCGGTCGCGGACAGTGCGGCGGAGGCTGTCTATCCGGGCGCGTCGTGGGAGCGGATCACGGATCCGGCGGCGGCCGGGTTCTCGGCCGAGGCGCTGGACGCGGTCCATCTCTACGTCGAGGGGATCAACACGTCGGCGGTGATGGCCGTGGTCGGGGGACGGGTGGTGTTCGAGCACGGACCGGTGGATTCGCTGAGCTATCTCGCTTCCGTGCGGAAGAGCATCCTCGCCATGCTGTACGGGAACTACGTGGCGGACGGAACCATCGACCTCGAACTCACCCTCGAGGATCTCGGTATGGACGACGTGCAGGGCCTCCTCCCGATCGAGAAGCGCGCCCGCGTCCTCGATCTCGTCACCGCGCGCTCCGGCGTCTATCACCCCGCGTCGAACGCGGGGGACAACCTCGCGGACGCGCCGCCCCGCGGCTCGCAGGAACCCGGCACCTACTACCTGTACAGCAACTGGGACTTCAACGCGGCCGGGGCCGCCTTCGAGCAACTGACCGGCCGCAACATCTACGACGCGCTGGAAACGGACCTCGCCCTGCCGCTCGGGTTCGAGGACTGGGACCGGTCGATCCACCGCAAGTCGGGCGACGCCACGCGCTCCCGGAATCTCGCCTATCACATGGTCCTCTCCACGCGGGACATGGCCCGGATCGGATACGTGATGCTGCGGGACGGGATGTGGGATGGCGAGCGGATCCTGCCCGACGGGTGGGCCGAACGCATCGTCGGCATCGTCACGCCATCCGAGGAGATGAACCCCGAGGGGCTGCGCGGGGGCGAGTTCGGCTACGGGTACATGTGGTGGGTGTGGGACGGCCCCGCGGTGCCGGAGGGATTCGAGGGGGCGTACAGCGGCCGGGGCGCCTACGGCCAGTTCATCACGGTCATCCCCTCGGTGGGCATGGTCGTCGCGCACAAGACGGTGCCCGACGCTCAGACGCCGTGGAGCGACTACATGGGCATCCTCACCCGACTCGTCGCGGCCCACTGCGGCGCGGATTGCTGA